Proteins from a genomic interval of Zingiber officinale cultivar Zhangliang chromosome 2A, Zo_v1.1, whole genome shotgun sequence:
- the LOC122043945 gene encoding protein PHLOEM PROTEIN 2-LIKE A10-like, protein MEINHLYFSAAISSASEALAAGIVRGLRSAELTAGKPESLGSDSRIGSATYLECFLDKFFSSAGPGFAAEVTGSFARGLSSGLITSTDLCRRSDEGSAPRWVTMLRDDKTCKELAEHFIERIVGAAAAAYLDRRTKTNAVDDLFTGLTNPMHEAKMKGVLVAVGNGAVETLVRTWHSARSDHGTTPLEDNRISLQRVAMEATRSLLPWKVFEAASRGVHVIREEVMERGQQVARCASAKTMVIMTVCLALCMEISMGTKKLTMPAPAA, encoded by the exons atgg agattaaccacctctactTCTCCGCCGCGATCTCTAGCGCTTCGGAGGCTCTCGCCGCCGGGATCGTTCGGGGGCTCCGGTCAGCAGAGCTAACCGCCGGAAAACCCGAATCTTTGGGGTCGGATTCGCGAATTGGCTCTGCTACCTACCTCGAATGCTTTCTAGACAAGTTCTTCTCTAGCGCCGGGCCAGGCTTCGCAGCGGAGGTCACCGGGAGCTTCGCGAGGGGGTTGTCATCGGGCTTGATCACTTCTACTGATTTATGCCGGAGATCAGACGAGGGTAGTGCTCCGAGGTGGGTTACCATGCTCCGCGACGACAAGACCTGCAAAGAGCTCGCGGAGCATTTCATCGAGCGGATCGTGGGCGCCGCGGCCGCAGCTTACCTCGACAGACGAACGAAGACAAACGCCGTCGACGACTTGTTCACCGGCCTTACGAACCCCATGCACGAGGCTAAGATGAAGGGCGTCTTGGTCGCCGTGGGCAATGGAGCCGTGGAGACCCTGGTGAGGACATGGCACAGTGCGAGGTCTGATCACGGAACAACGCCATTAGAGGACAACAGGATATCACTTCAGCGGGTAGCCATGGAGGCCACGAGGTCCTTGCTGCCATGGAAAGTGTTTGAAGCAGCGAGCAGAGGCGTTCATGTGATTCGTGAGGAGGTAATGGAGAGAGGGCAGCAAGTGGCGAGGTGTGCGAGTGCCAAAACCATGGTGATCATGACTGTGTGCCTTGCTCTCTGCATGGAGATCTCCATGGGGACAAAAAAGCTCACGATGCCAGCACCAGCAGCATAA
- the LOC122042122 gene encoding kinesin-like protein KIN-7L, producing the protein MEKISVAIRFRPPTPTAVDPSSDRIWKVEDNRISLHWPLGTPISGVSFAFDYVFDQSYNNTMVYDPLIKSIIRAAINGFNGTAFAYGQTSSGKTFTMNGSEEDPGIIPLAVKDVFRTIEMTTDREFLIRVSYMEIYNEEINDLLTLGNQKLPIHESLERGIYVAGLREEIVNSSVQVIELLKLGEENRHFGETNMNTRSSRSHTIFRMVIESSARDSMESEDVSNADAIRVSVLNLVDLAGSERIAKTGAGGARLKEGKHINKSLMILGNVINKLSESGKQRGHIPYRDSKLTRILQPALGGNSKTSIICTVAPEEVHIEESRGTLQFASRAKRITNCVQVNEILTDAALLKRQKQEIEELREKLQGSHSEVLEQVILKQRNDMHKSELEREKLAMELEEERKRRAALELCIKDQQKKLEDLSSLCTSDYASVSIQPKKSSRTMLDDASVSKHNVLRTPNFKAVGDDFVMKRPSCFMELDSSPTLEAFGNTADEDLWMQLNKGCITDLDMLQLTPDIKCQPLPLFDMPHEPVLNEDAGSKRCHSLATECDFIRQQLEALREKYNIMETECTLLNEENFSLFGALSLSKQENEQIRAEKEELLDKLNEEKQKLKELKKDIQRFSLEFVKKTGLQVALHTKLKEVSEKMKALKVPSDG; encoded by the exons ATGGAGAAGATCTCCGTCGCCATCCGCTTCCGCCCCCCGACCCCGACCGCCGTCGATCCGTCCTCCGATCGGATTTGGAAGGTCGAAGATAATCGTATCTCGCTTCACTGGCCCCTTGGAACTCCGATCTCGGGCGTCTCCTTTGCGTTCG ATTATGTCTTTGATCAGAGCTATAACAACACGATGGTTTATGATCCCCTGATCAAATCCATCATCCGAGCCGCCATCAATGGGTTCAACG GGACTGCTTTCGCTTATGGGCAGACGAGCAGCGGAAAAACTTTCACCATGAATGGCTCGGAAGAGGATCCCGGAATCATCCCTCTTGCTGTCAAGGATGTATTTAGAACAATCGAGATG ACTACGGACCGTGAGTTTTTGATTAGGGTCTCATATATGGAGATTTACAATGAAGAGATTAATGATCTACTGACGCTGGGAAACCAGAAACTCCCAATTCATGAAAGCCTGGAG CGAGGAATCTATGTGGCGGGTCTAAGGGAGGAAATTGTGAACAGTTCTGTACAAGTGATTGAACTACTCAAACTTGGAGAAG AAAATAGGCATTTTGGTGAAACTAACATGAACACTCGGAGCAGCAGATCACATACTATATTTAGGATG GTTATTGAGAGCAGTGCAAGAGATTCCATGGAATCTGAAGATGTATCAAATGCAGATGCTATTCGTGTATCAGTTCTG AACTTGGTAGATTTAGCTGGCTCAGAGAGGATTGCTAAAACAGGCGCAGGAGGAGCTAGACTGAAGGAGGGGAAACACATTAATAAGAGCTTAATGATTCTTGGtaatgtgatcaacaaactcAGTGAGAGTGGAAAACAAAG GGGGCACATTCCATATCGTGATAGTAAGTTGACCCGCATTCTTCAACCGGCTCTTGGTGGCAACTCAAAAACTTCTATAATTTGTACAGTTGCACCAGAAGAG GTTCACATAGAGGAAAGTAGAGGGACACTTCAATTTGCAAGCAGAGCCAAGCGAATCACAAATTGTGTCCAAGTGAATGAG ATTTTAACGGATGCTGCTCTACTGAAACGACAAAAACAAGAGATTGAAGAATTACGGGAAAAACTACAG GGTTCTCATTCAGAAGTATTGGAACAAGTCATCTTGAAGCAACGGAATGATATGCACAAG TCTGAATTAGAACGTGAAAAACTTGCAATGGAActagaggaagaaagaaaaagacgtGCGGCATTAGAACTTTGCATAAAGGATCAGCAAAAGAAGCTAGAAGATCTTAGCAGCCTCTGTACTTCAGACTATGCTTCAGTTTCAATTCAG CCCAAAAAAAGCTCAAGAACCATGCTTGATGACGCAAGCGTGTCAAAACATAATGTACTCAGAACTCCCAATTTTAAAGCAGTGGGAGATGATTTTGTCATGAAACGGCCAAGCTGCTTCATGGAACTTGATTCAAGCCCTACCCTTGAAGCTTTTGGCAACACAGCCGATGAGGATCTCTGGATGCAACTAAACAAAGGTTGTATCACTGATCTTGATATGCTTCAATTGACACCGGATATAAAATGCCAGCCATTGCCATTATTTGATATGCCACAT GAACCTGTATTGAATGAAGACGCAGGCAGTAAAAGATGTCATAGCTTGGCAACTGAATGTGACTTCATTAGACAACAACTAGAAGCACTACGGGAAAAGTACAACATCATGGAAACTGAATGCACCCTATTGAATGAGGAAAACTTTTCTCTATTTGGAGCTCTCtccttgtccaaacaagagaacGAGCAGATCAGAGCTGAAAAAGAGGAGTTGCTTGACAAATTGAATGAAGAAAAGCAGAAGCTGAAGGAACTTAAAAAGGACATTCAACGGTTTAGCTTGGAATTTGTAAAAAAGACAGGGTTACAAGTAGCTCTCCACACCAAATTAAAGGAAGTGTCTGAGAAAATGAAAGCTCTTAAAGTTCCGTCTGATGGCTAA
- the LOC122042123 gene encoding growth-regulating factor 7-like, which translates to MDLGGVVRMAGLGGGGGGVGASSEGGSLLSCLLTNSSTEACKPKGLLGREAFQRLGRAAETPHEHCDWRALKMARTAATVTEPHFLLPDGGQMLSFSSTSKQDGFVLKCDGSMPSYYSTPATSSPKPYLWNPGPYSGSHDVNMNGVLARVRRPFTPSQWLELEHQVLVYKYIDARAPIPPSLLTPISRSLGSSAFPHFSPGSFGSSALGWGSFYSGYAGNADPEPGRCRRTDGKKWRCSRDAVADQKYCERHMNRGRHRSRKHVEGQSGHAAEAKPAVTPSQLATAVSGGGGSSRVAQTLSKFTKSTVGEACPAPFNMMSLSKENAIEKGQDLVSLSTKPKSVTSMDITEQLNADFQPVSTCTRFNSCSSFSDNNLCPTLKLEALHPQPYSLHHFIDDWPKTQSDQSTVTWPEIEDLQSERTKLSMSIPMASSKFSSSASPNNKNVTFSPLKLSREYDLAREDSQMSMLTEVNQRKASWIPIHWEVSMGGPLGEALTNTNSKLKDQSKNSSSSLNLMNEGWDLGTQMDSSPSGVLQRTSFGSLSSSTGSSPRAENKKTNRSTGGLCDELLAHPL; encoded by the exons ATGGACCTTGGAGGTGTAGTGAGGATGGCTGGgttaggaggaggaggaggaggagtaggTGCTTCCTCAGAGGGTGGCAGCCTTCTGTCTTGTCTCCTGACCAACTCCAGCACGGAAGCCTGCAAGCCGAAGGGGTTGCTTGGGCGTGAAGCCTTTCAGAGGCTGGGGAGGGCTGCTGAGACTCCTCATGAGCACTGTGATTGGAGAGCCCTCAAGATGGCCAGGACTGCGGCAACGGTGACAGAACCCCATTTTCTTCTCCCTGACGGGGGGCAAATGCTCAGCTTCTCGTCGACTTCCAAGCAGGATGGTTTTGTGCTCAAATGCGATGGGTCAATGCCTTCTTACTACTCTACTCCAGCAACATCTTCTCCAAAACCTTACCTTTGGAACCCAG GTCCATATTCTGGGAGCCATGACGTGAATATGAATGGAGTTTTAGCAAGAGTAAGAAGGCCCTTCACTCCATCTCAGTGGTTGGAGCTAGAACACCAGGTCTTGGTTTACAAATACATTGATGCAAGAGCACCTATACCACCAAGTCTACTCACCCCTATCAGTAGAAGCCTCGGCTCCTCTGCATTCCCTCACTTCTCACCTGGATCTTTTGGTTCAAGTGCAT TGGGGTGGGGATCATTCTACTCGGGATATGCTGGAAATGCTGATCCAGAGCCTGGTAGATGCCGGCGAACTGATGGGAAAAAATGGCGGTGCTCGAGGGATGCAGTTGCCGACCAAAAGTACTGTGAACGTCATATGAACCGTGGCCGCCACCGTTCAAGAAAGCATGTGGAAGGCCAATCTGGCCATGCCGCGGAAGCAAAACCTGCTGTTACACCTTCACAGCTAGCTACAGCAGTCTCTGGTGGTGGTGGGTCGTCCAGGGTTGCACAAACACTGAGTAAATTCACCAAGTCCACTGTTGGTGAAGCTTGCCCTGCACCATTCAACAT GATGTCGCTGAGCAAAGAAAATGCAATTGAGAAAGGACAAGATCTTGTGAGTCTTTCTACTAAGCCAAAGTCAGTGACATCAATGGATATCACGGAACAACTCAATGCAGATTTTCAACCTGTTTCCACATGTACTCGTTTCAATTCATGTAGTTCTTTCTCTGATAACAACCTTTGCCCCACTCTGAAGCTTGAAGCCCTACATCCCCAACCCTATTCTCTTCACCACTTTATTGATGACTGGCCCAAAACCCAATCTGATCAATCAACTGTTACATGGCCTGAGATCGAAGACTTGCAATCTGAAAGAACTAAACTCTCCATGTCAATACCCATGGCTTCCTCAAAATTCTCATCCTCTGCTTCACCGAACAACAAAAATGTTACATTCTCACCCCTTAAGCTGTCCCGGGAGTATGATCTTGCTCGTGAGGATTCACAGATGTCCATGTTAACTGAAGTGAACCAAAGGAAAGCAAGTTGGATACCAATCCACTGGGAAGTCTCCATGGGTGGACCACTGGGCGAGGCTCTTACAAACACCAACAGCAAGCTGAAGGATCAAAGCAAGAATTCATCATCATCACTGAACCTCATGAATGAAGGCTGGGACTTGGGCACCCAGATGGATTCCTCTCCATCGGGTGTTCTGCAAAGAACCTCATTTGGCTCCCTTAGCAGCAGCACAGGGAGTAGCCCAAGGGCAGAGAACAAAAAGACTAACCGAAGCACCGGGGGTTTGTGTGATGAATTGTTGGCCCATCCTTTGTAG